The proteins below come from a single Kitasatospora sp. NBC_00315 genomic window:
- a CDS encoding SDR family NAD(P)-dependent oxidoreductase, whose amino-acid sequence MDLGLNGKVALVAAGTSGLGLAVATALAEEGATVSVAGRSTERLARAVESLEKAATGGGISGHSLDVRDEQAVADWVEQAAARHGGVDIVVTNAGGPGPGHATAHPVQAYRDALELNLLSAVSLVSAAVPHMRRKGWGRVLFITSLSAKQPIDGMALSNTVRPGLLGYAKSLVHELSRDGITVNVLAPGMTRTPELEHWAEGLEGGIPGLTADIPVGRLAEPRELGAAAAFLAGTRSGFVTGTVLPVDGGASRGLY is encoded by the coding sequence ATGGATCTCGGACTGAACGGCAAGGTCGCCCTGGTGGCCGCGGGCACCAGCGGGCTCGGCCTCGCGGTCGCCACGGCGCTCGCCGAGGAGGGCGCCACGGTCTCGGTGGCCGGGCGCTCGACCGAGCGGCTGGCCAGGGCGGTGGAGTCGCTGGAGAAGGCCGCCACCGGTGGCGGGATCAGCGGCCACTCGCTCGACGTCCGGGACGAGCAGGCGGTGGCCGACTGGGTCGAGCAGGCCGCCGCCCGGCACGGCGGCGTCGACATCGTCGTCACCAACGCGGGCGGCCCCGGCCCCGGCCACGCCACCGCGCACCCGGTGCAGGCCTACCGGGACGCACTGGAGCTGAACCTGCTCTCCGCGGTGTCGCTGGTGTCGGCCGCGGTACCGCACATGCGCCGCAAGGGCTGGGGCCGGGTGCTGTTCATCACCTCGCTCTCCGCCAAGCAGCCGATCGACGGGATGGCGCTGTCCAACACCGTGCGGCCCGGGCTGCTGGGCTACGCGAAGTCGCTGGTCCACGAGCTGAGCCGGGACGGCATCACGGTGAACGTGCTGGCGCCCGGGATGACCCGCACGCCCGAACTGGAGCACTGGGCCGAAGGCCTGGAGGGCGGCATTCCCGGCCTGACCGCCGACATCCCGGTGGGCAGGCTCGCCGAACCGCGGGAGCTCGGGGCGGCGGCCGCCTTCCTGGCCGGCACCCGCAGCGGCTTCGTCACCGGGACCGTGCTCCCGGTCGACGGCGGCGCCTCGCGCGGCCTGTACTGA
- a CDS encoding ABC transporter substrate-binding protein, with product MTIQRDSRDRLEAAPQAVAPQVAQRLVIDHQGVATGPASEVPGARQGGTITLLADAPPEHMDPAQTYIGTTLAVATAFFHRTLTGYQEDPDGDVLTLVGDLATNAGRTTDRGLTWTYTLREGLAFEDGTPITSADVAYAVARSFSELGTYGPQFIQRALDPERTYRGPRQDGLPAPGVSTPDERTIVFRLAEPHPDFPFFAATTTTTPVPPDRDTGAGYNTSWLSTGPYRLKDDRPGEYFVLERNPHWQPASDPIRRSYVDEIRWQFGVDRTAQTRRLAEVSDADATAVATTDVAPEEILAVQLDPEKLRRVLDGPTAYAQYIYINTSRVTDPDVRRALIYAFDREAYIEAAGGSAAAEPATTILAPLLPGHRRYDAYPAGPNGDPAKAEQLLAGKTVPKLRYAFQDIAPLRRLAPVVKAGLERAGFEIELVPVDRAAYYSTVGRRDTDADLVWGVWGPDFPDPAGVMDVLFRGDRLTETGNMNLSYFDVPDISRRLAALAKEPDRASAAAGYAELDEEIMTEHAPLIPVFYKRQFSLVGPQVGGLFISALYSFPNLTRVHVLPRSTG from the coding sequence ATGACCATCCAGCGCGACTCCCGGGACCGGCTCGAAGCGGCCCCGCAGGCGGTGGCCCCGCAGGTGGCCCAGCGGCTCGTGATCGACCACCAGGGCGTCGCCACCGGCCCGGCCTCCGAGGTGCCCGGCGCCCGGCAGGGCGGCACCATCACGCTCCTCGCGGACGCCCCGCCGGAGCACATGGACCCGGCCCAGACCTACATCGGGACCACCCTCGCGGTGGCCACCGCCTTCTTCCACCGCACCCTCACCGGCTACCAGGAGGATCCGGACGGCGACGTGCTCACCCTCGTCGGAGACCTGGCCACCAACGCCGGCCGGACCACCGACCGCGGCCTGACCTGGACGTACACCCTGCGCGAAGGTCTGGCCTTCGAGGACGGCACCCCGATCACCTCGGCCGACGTGGCCTACGCGGTCGCCCGGTCCTTCTCCGAACTCGGCACCTACGGTCCGCAGTTCATCCAGCGGGCCCTCGACCCCGAGCGGACCTACCGAGGGCCGCGGCAGGACGGGCTGCCCGCCCCCGGGGTGAGCACCCCGGACGAGCGGACCATCGTCTTCCGGCTCGCCGAGCCGCACCCCGACTTCCCGTTCTTCGCCGCGACGACCACCACCACCCCGGTGCCCCCCGACCGGGACACCGGCGCCGGCTACAACACCTCCTGGCTCTCCACCGGCCCCTACCGGCTGAAGGACGACCGCCCGGGCGAGTACTTCGTGCTGGAGCGCAACCCGCACTGGCAGCCGGCCTCCGACCCGATCCGCCGGAGCTACGTCGACGAGATCCGCTGGCAGTTCGGCGTCGACCGGACCGCCCAGACCCGCCGCCTGGCCGAGGTCTCCGACGCCGACGCCACCGCCGTCGCCACCACCGACGTGGCCCCCGAGGAGATCCTCGCCGTCCAGCTCGATCCCGAGAAGCTGCGGCGGGTGCTGGACGGCCCGACCGCCTACGCCCAGTACATCTACATCAACACCAGCCGGGTGACCGACCCGGACGTGCGCCGGGCGCTGATCTACGCCTTCGACCGCGAGGCCTACATCGAGGCGGCCGGCGGCTCGGCCGCCGCCGAGCCCGCGACCACCATCCTGGCCCCGCTGCTGCCCGGCCACCGCCGCTACGACGCCTACCCGGCCGGCCCGAACGGTGACCCGGCGAAGGCCGAGCAGCTGCTGGCGGGCAAGACCGTGCCCAAACTGCGGTACGCCTTCCAGGACATCGCCCCGCTGCGCCGGCTCGCACCGGTGGTCAAGGCCGGCCTGGAGCGGGCCGGCTTCGAGATCGAGCTGGTCCCGGTGGACCGGGCCGCCTACTACAGCACGGTCGGGCGCCGCGACACCGACGCCGACCTGGTCTGGGGGGTCTGGGGGCCGGACTTCCCGGACCCGGCCGGGGTGATGGACGTGCTGTTCCGGGGCGACCGCCTCACCGAGACGGGCAACATGAACCTCTCGTACTTCGACGTGCCGGACATCAGCCGGCGCCTGGCCGCACTGGCCAAGGAACCCGACCGGGCCTCGGCCGCGGCCGGGTACGCGGAGCTGGACGAGGAGATCATGACCGAACACGCGCCGCTCATCCCGGTGTTCTACAAGCGGCAGTTCTCGCTCGTCGGACCGCAGGTCGGCGGACTGTTCATCAGCGCGCTCTACTCCTTCCCGAACCTGACCCGGGTGCACGTGCTGCCGCGCAGCACCGGCTGA
- a CDS encoding MDR family MFS transporter has protein sequence MPTQLPTRTQRPALPRLRAGLGGMPRAFWVLCAGTLVNRAGTMVQPFFALYLTTGRGFSTGSAGLLLALFAVGALLSQVLAGWLADRFGRRSTLLGGMLASAALMVALALSSSIPAFAVELFLLGLAIDVYRPASSALVADLIPERDRTRAYSLLFWAVNLGYTAGVLTGGLLVRFGFSWLFWVDAVSCAAFGIMVRLAVPETAPPPGTAPHGSGSGFGAVLRDRVMCVFVLITGGYAFVYLQTMSTLPLAMRADGLSPAAFGTAMAVNGVVISIVQPLAVVRLSHWNRNLVLTGGMLLVGLGFGLNALVSSPLGYSSTTVVWSLGEIAFTGASAATAVALAPAHLRGRYSGVYGSAWSLGGLPAPVLGAWLLGHGSTLLWLVCAAIGLCAAVGQILIGPAVTRRTAAAATDPDASPQADASPDTTGGRDSAGDHHEGADPTE, from the coding sequence GTGCCGACCCAGCTGCCGACCCGGACCCAGAGGCCCGCACTGCCCCGGCTGCGCGCCGGGCTCGGCGGGATGCCGAGAGCCTTCTGGGTCCTGTGCGCCGGCACCCTGGTCAATCGGGCCGGGACGATGGTGCAGCCCTTCTTCGCGCTCTACCTGACGACCGGTCGGGGTTTCTCGACGGGCTCGGCCGGCCTCCTGCTGGCGCTGTTCGCGGTCGGCGCGCTGCTCTCGCAGGTGCTCGCCGGCTGGCTCGCCGACCGCTTCGGGCGCCGCTCGACCCTGCTCGGCGGCATGCTGGCGAGTGCGGCGCTGATGGTCGCCCTCGCCCTGAGCAGCAGCATCCCGGCCTTCGCGGTGGAGCTGTTCCTGCTGGGTCTGGCGATCGACGTCTACCGGCCGGCCTCCAGTGCGCTGGTCGCCGACCTGATCCCGGAGCGTGACCGCACCCGCGCGTACAGCCTGCTGTTCTGGGCGGTCAACCTCGGCTACACCGCCGGAGTGCTGACCGGCGGGCTGCTGGTGCGGTTCGGCTTCTCCTGGCTGTTCTGGGTCGACGCGGTCTCCTGCGCGGCGTTCGGCATCATGGTCCGGCTCGCCGTCCCCGAGACCGCCCCGCCGCCGGGGACTGCGCCGCACGGCTCCGGCTCGGGCTTCGGCGCGGTCCTGCGCGACCGGGTGATGTGCGTCTTCGTCCTGATCACGGGCGGCTACGCGTTCGTCTACCTGCAGACGATGTCCACCCTGCCGCTCGCGATGCGGGCGGACGGCCTCTCACCCGCCGCCTTCGGCACCGCGATGGCGGTCAACGGCGTGGTCATCTCGATCGTCCAACCGCTCGCGGTGGTCCGGCTCAGCCACTGGAACCGCAACCTCGTGCTGACCGGTGGCATGCTCCTGGTCGGCCTCGGCTTCGGCCTCAACGCGCTGGTGTCCTCCCCACTCGGCTACAGCTCCACCACGGTGGTGTGGTCGCTCGGGGAGATCGCCTTCACCGGCGCCAGCGCGGCCACCGCCGTCGCGCTCGCCCCGGCCCATCTGCGCGGCCGCTACAGCGGGGTGTACGGCTCCGCGTGGTCCCTGGGCGGGCTCCCGGCCCCGGTCCTCGGCGCCTGGCTGCTCGGCCACGGGTCCACCCTGCTCTGGCTGGTCTGCGCGGCGATCGGCCTCTGTGCGGCGGTCGGCCAGATCCTCATCGGCCCGGCCGTCACCCGCCGCACCGCGGCAGCCGCCACCGACCCGGACGCCTCCCCGCAGGCGGACGCCTCGCCGGACACCACCGGTGGCCGTGACAGCGCCGGAGATCACCACGAGGGCGCCGACCCGACCGAATGA
- a CDS encoding sulfite oxidase, whose amino-acid sequence MEPRLGDISGPARLAAAGEAISLEELALAARNHGLPLEALRYDLSPPGLHYVLTHYDIPAADPARWRLRVGGRVREPLTLDLDALRSFPAVTERVTMECAGNGRALLSPRPVSQPWLVEGVGTAEWTGAPLGLVLAAAGVGPDAVEAVFTGADHGVERGVEQDYRRSLPLPIATGHDPRVLLAYAMNGDPLPPQHGCPLRLVVPGWYGMAQVKWLREITLTATPFTGFQQAVAYCLRQEAAEPGEPVSRIAPRALIAPPGFPDFMSRTRVVRPGLVRLEGRAWSGHAPVVRVEVSTDDGRSWADAALTPADDRHPWAWRGWQHGWTASPGRHVLGARAHDAAGHTQPLDQPWNRGGFANNLVRRVPVLCVEDGSLGADTRKP is encoded by the coding sequence ATGGAGCCACGACTCGGCGACATCAGCGGCCCTGCCCGGCTGGCAGCGGCGGGTGAGGCGATCTCCCTGGAGGAACTGGCGCTCGCGGCCCGCAACCACGGCCTGCCGCTGGAGGCCCTTCGCTACGACCTCAGCCCGCCCGGGCTGCACTACGTCCTGACGCACTACGACATCCCGGCCGCCGACCCCGCGCGCTGGCGCCTGCGCGTCGGGGGCCGGGTGCGCGAACCGCTCACGCTGGATCTGGACGCCCTGCGGTCCTTCCCGGCGGTCACGGAGCGCGTGACCATGGAGTGCGCGGGCAACGGCCGGGCCCTGCTCTCCCCGCGCCCGGTCAGCCAGCCGTGGCTGGTCGAGGGGGTCGGCACGGCGGAGTGGACGGGGGCACCGCTGGGACTCGTCCTCGCCGCGGCGGGGGTCGGGCCCGACGCGGTCGAAGCCGTCTTCACCGGCGCCGACCACGGGGTCGAACGCGGCGTCGAACAGGACTACCGGCGCAGCCTCCCGCTCCCGATCGCGACCGGGCACGACCCGCGGGTCCTGCTCGCGTACGCGATGAACGGCGACCCCCTGCCGCCCCAGCACGGCTGCCCGCTACGGCTGGTGGTCCCCGGCTGGTACGGCATGGCGCAGGTGAAGTGGCTTCGGGAGATCACCCTCACCGCGACGCCGTTCACCGGATTCCAGCAGGCCGTCGCCTACTGCCTGCGGCAGGAGGCCGCGGAGCCGGGGGAACCCGTCTCCCGGATCGCCCCACGCGCGCTGATCGCGCCGCCCGGCTTCCCGGACTTCATGTCCAGGACCCGCGTCGTGAGGCCCGGCCTCGTACGGCTGGAGGGCCGGGCCTGGTCGGGCCACGCTCCCGTGGTCCGGGTCGAGGTGAGCACGGACGACGGCCGCTCCTGGGCCGACGCCGCGCTCACCCCCGCCGACGACCGGCACCCCTGGGCCTGGCGCGGCTGGCAGCACGGCTGGACGGCCTCGCCGGGCCGCCACGTGCTGGGTGCCCGCGCCCACGACGCGGCGGGACACACCCAGCCGCTCGACCAGCCGTGGAACCGCGGCGGTTTCGCGAACAACCTCGTCCGGCGCGTCCCCGTCCTGTGTGTGGAGGACGGTTCCCTCGGCGCCGACACGCGGAAGCCGTGA
- a CDS encoding MFS transporter, translated as MNRHSNRLTFGVLATGAGVFALLQSLITPALPTVQHAMHTSQATVTWVMTAYLLSASIFTPILGRVGDLVGKKRTLVAALIALLIGCLVAALAPNITVLIVARVLQGIAGALFPLSFGIIRDEFPAARVPASISNLSAVIAVGSGLGMVLAGPIVGALDYRWLFWFPVIIVAITAIIAHRYVPESPSRTEGSVNWLASVLLSGWLVALLLPVSQAAKWGWGSATVIVLLVTAVVLFALWALAEARSRNPLIDLRIMRLPAVWTTNTAALLFGGGMYAVWAFLPGFAQTPSSAGYGFGSSVTGAGLLMLPMLVAMFASGILSGRLAGRFPAKAQLTSGAVLGSIACAILAGWHDRPWQVALAAGVFGLGIGLAFASMSNLIVHSVPAAQTGAATGMNANIRTIGGSLGAALMTGLVTGHLQPSGQPYVAGYTHGFALLAVFCLAAAFAALLVPARRAVPSLTPDPNTAADPARAALAPLATASASQPTVRG; from the coding sequence ATGAACCGCCATTCCAATCGCCTCACCTTCGGCGTCCTCGCCACCGGCGCGGGCGTGTTCGCCCTGCTCCAGTCGCTGATCACGCCCGCCCTGCCGACCGTCCAGCACGCGATGCACACCTCGCAGGCCACCGTCACCTGGGTGATGACCGCCTATCTGCTCTCCGCCTCGATCTTCACGCCGATCCTCGGCAGGGTCGGCGACCTGGTCGGCAAGAAGCGCACCCTGGTCGCGGCGCTGATCGCCCTGCTGATCGGCTGCCTCGTCGCCGCCCTCGCCCCCAACATCACGGTGCTGATCGTCGCCCGTGTGCTCCAGGGCATCGCGGGTGCGCTGTTCCCGCTGTCCTTCGGGATCATCCGCGACGAGTTCCCGGCCGCCCGGGTGCCAGCGAGCATCAGCAACCTGTCCGCCGTCATCGCGGTGGGCAGCGGCCTCGGCATGGTCCTGGCCGGTCCGATCGTCGGGGCCCTGGACTACCGCTGGCTCTTCTGGTTCCCCGTGATCATCGTCGCGATCACCGCGATCATCGCCCACCGCTACGTCCCCGAGTCGCCGAGCCGCACCGAGGGAAGCGTCAACTGGCTCGCGTCCGTCCTGCTCTCCGGCTGGCTGGTGGCGCTGCTGCTGCCGGTCAGCCAGGCTGCGAAGTGGGGTTGGGGATCCGCCACCGTGATCGTCCTGCTGGTGACGGCCGTCGTCCTCTTCGCCCTCTGGGCCCTGGCCGAGGCCCGCTCCCGCAACCCGCTGATCGACCTGCGCATCATGCGCCTCCCGGCGGTCTGGACGACCAACACCGCCGCGCTGCTCTTCGGCGGCGGCATGTACGCGGTCTGGGCGTTCCTGCCCGGCTTCGCGCAGACGCCGTCCTCGGCGGGCTACGGCTTCGGGTCGAGCGTCACCGGCGCGGGACTGCTGATGCTGCCGATGCTGGTGGCCATGTTCGCCTCCGGCATCCTCAGTGGCCGGCTGGCCGGCCGGTTCCCGGCGAAGGCCCAGCTCACCTCCGGTGCCGTGCTCGGCTCGATCGCCTGCGCGATCCTCGCCGGGTGGCACGACCGGCCCTGGCAGGTCGCCCTGGCCGCGGGCGTCTTCGGGCTCGGCATCGGGCTCGCCTTCGCCTCGATGAGCAACCTCATCGTCCACAGCGTTCCGGCGGCCCAGACCGGGGCGGCCACCGGCATGAACGCCAACATCCGCACCATCGGCGGTTCGCTCGGCGCCGCCCTGATGACCGGCCTGGTCACCGGCCACCTGCAGCCCTCCGGACAACCCTACGTCGCGGGCTACACCCACGGCTTCGCCCTGCTCGCGGTGTTCTGCCTGGCCGCCGCCTTCGCCGCCCTGCTCGTCCCCGCCCGCCGGGCGGTGCCGTCCCTGACCCCGGACCCGAACACGGCGGCGGATCCGGCGCGGGCCGCTCTCGCACCGCTCGCCACGGCGAGCGCGTCGCAGCCGACCGTCCGCGGCTGA